One region of Estrella lausannensis genomic DNA includes:
- a CDS encoding integrase core domain-containing protein produces MKTVKWPYIKPRKLMQNDTIESFNDKVRDEFLNQHLFLNLKEARHLAKEWSFDYNRKRSHSTLKVLSLEEFKKALEKNSSKIWLA; encoded by the coding sequence ATTAAAACGGTTAAATGGCCATATATCAAACCGAGAAAGCTCATGCAGAACGATACGATAGAAAGTTTTAATGACAAAGTACGAGACGAATTTTTGAACCAACATTTGTTCTTAAACCTAAAAGAGGCCAGACATTTAGCTAAAGAATGGAGCTTTGATTATAATCGAAAACGATCTCATAGCACTTTGAAGGTTCTATCTCTCGAAGAATTTAAGAAGGCTTTAGAAAAGAACTCATCAAAAATTTGGTTAGCTTGA
- a CDS encoding DUF1207 domain-containing protein — MVRLLITAFFLLVGHAAVAGESCGCPCDCCTQCSDIDAQKWERAANCYWRGPYPHMAGDCDAAFGHCGLWGVWLPEEGPLFKPLLASPRQLTYSAGWRFNDQALTKNVIPVSFADNIAFIRWCNVWPWCGQLQINLDGGVWAVFDPCHESAPLMNADYYIGLPIEYAVGNWVFRIRPYHISSHIGDEFLLNHPNFDRRNPSAEYLDFYVSNMLTSEIRLYSGLGWVIQHDESFDTGNFYANAGVELHLYSYGFYDPCQHLYGTPFFGMDFLYYNTFSEHIDQTYVIGYEWGKTCGCYRKLRIFAEYHDGYNVDGQFSKKASNYFSVRATYGY; from the coding sequence ATGGTCCGTCTTCTTATCACGGCATTTTTTCTTTTAGTTGGGCATGCAGCAGTAGCAGGAGAGTCCTGCGGCTGTCCATGCGATTGCTGCACGCAGTGCAGCGACATTGACGCACAAAAATGGGAGAGAGCAGCAAACTGCTACTGGAGAGGGCCCTATCCTCACATGGCAGGGGACTGCGACGCAGCCTTTGGACATTGCGGTCTTTGGGGCGTGTGGCTACCTGAAGAAGGTCCTTTATTTAAGCCCCTGTTGGCATCGCCAAGGCAGCTGACCTATTCCGCCGGCTGGAGGTTTAACGACCAGGCTCTGACAAAGAACGTCATTCCCGTATCCTTTGCAGACAACATCGCCTTCATCCGCTGGTGCAACGTATGGCCCTGGTGCGGACAGCTGCAGATTAACCTCGATGGCGGCGTCTGGGCGGTATTCGACCCCTGCCATGAGTCGGCTCCTTTGATGAACGCAGACTACTACATCGGTTTGCCAATCGAGTATGCCGTTGGCAACTGGGTGTTCAGGATCAGGCCCTATCACATTTCGTCCCATATCGGGGATGAATTCCTGCTCAACCACCCTAACTTCGACAGAAGAAACCCGTCAGCGGAGTATCTGGACTTCTACGTATCCAACATGCTCACGAGTGAAATCAGGCTCTACAGCGGTCTTGGCTGGGTCATTCAGCATGACGAGTCGTTTGACACAGGAAACTTCTACGCCAACGCCGGTGTGGAACTGCATCTTTACAGCTATGGATTTTATGATCCCTGTCAGCATCTTTACGGAACGCCCTTCTTCGGGATGGACTTCCTCTATTATAACACTTTCTCCGAGCACATCGACCAGACATACGTCATCGGTTATGAGTGGGGAAAGACCTGCGGCTGCTATAGGAAGCTCAGAATCTTTGCCGAATACCATGACGGCTACAACGTTGATGGTCAGTTCAGCAAAAAAGCTTCCAATTACTTCAGCGTCAGGGCGACATACGGTTATTAA